A window of Chloroflexota bacterium genomic DNA:
AGCAGCATTGAGGCCATAGAGAAGGCTACCACCAGCCAGACGTGTGCCGTAATGGTGGAACCGATACAGGGGGAGGGAGGAGTCATTGTTCCCGCTGAGGATTACCTGAAGAAAGTGCGGGCATGGTGCGATCAGAAGGGGCTTCTCCTTATCCTGGACGAAATCCAGACCGGGATAGGACGGACGGGGACGCTTTTCGCCTACCAGCAGTCCGGTATTGAGCCTGACATCATGACCTTAGCCAAGGGGTTGGGTGGTGGAGTGCCTATTGGTGCTGTCTTGGCCACGAATAAGTCAGCCGTTTTCGAGCTTGGAGAACATGGTTCTACCTATGGCGGTAATCCCCTAGCCTCTGCTGCCGCTCTCGCTACGCTGAAGTTCATTCTTGAGAACGACGTGTCGGCTAAGGTTCGGCAGGTGGGACAATACTTGGCCAGCAAACTCGAAGAGATGAAGTCGAAGTTCGACTTCATCGTTGAGGTGCGGGGTCGGGGGCTTCTGTGGGCTATGGAATTCAACCGGGAGATTGCGGACAGCTTAGTGAGCGCGTGTCAGGAGAGGGGCTTGCTGGTTAACGGCGTAAAGCCCAATGCTTTGCGGTTCATGCCTCCACTTATCATCAGCGAGGCAGAGGTTGATCAGGCGAAAGAAATACTACAGGAGGCTCTTGCCAGCTTTTCCTAGCTGGCAGCCAGGCATTACTCTTGCCCGATAGGGAGCATCCCAGTGACCAACCACGACAGCTCGCCGCTATACCGCATTCAAGCAGGGTGCTCTTTCTGGTATACTGATTCTGGTGGCGAAAAGAAAGTTCTGATCGTGAAGGATAATGGCATGACGCCCGATATCTGGGGCAGCGGAGGACGGCCTTTGGCAGTCAGAACTTTGGGCGCCGGGATGAATATAATCATTTAGGAGTGTTACATGACAGAGAAGGTGGTGCTGGCTTACAGTGGTGGTCTGGATACCTCGGTAGCTATCCGGTGGATCAAAGAAAAATACCACATGGAGGTTATCGCTCTCACCATTGACGTAGGTGGCGATCGCGATCTGGTTGCCACGCGCCAAAAGGCGCTGAAGGTAGGGGCAGTGAAAGCGCTGGTGGTGGACGCCAGGGAGACTTTCGTCAATCAGTTTGTTTTTCCTGCTCTTCAGGCGAACGCCGTGTACCAGGGTTCCTACTCCCTGGCCACGGCTCTATCACGCCCGTTGATAGCCAAGCTACAGGTGGATGTTGCCCGGGACGAAGGGGCATCTGCTGTGGCTCACGGCTGCACCGGGAAAGGTAACGATCAGGTAAGGTTTGAGGTGACTGCGGCTGCCTTGTCTCCACGCCTGAAGGTCATCGCCCCGGCCCGGGAGTGGGGCATGACACGGGAGGAGACCATTGCCTACGCCCAAAAGCATGACATCCCCATACCGATCACCGTCAGCAGCCCTTACTCCATTGATGAGAACCTGTGGGGGAGGAGCATCGAGTGCGGTGTTCTGGAGGACCCCTGGGTGGAACCGCCAGAGGACGTATTCGCCTGGACAAAGTCCCCTGAAAACGCTCCTGACCAGCCGTCATATATCGAAATTGGCTTCGAAAAAGGGATTCCCATTAGCCTTGATGGGCAACCAATGGATGGAGTCAGCCTTGTTAGGAAGCTGAACGAAGCGGCTGGAACGCACGGAGTGGGGAGGGTTGACCACATTGAGGACAGGTTAGTGGGTATAAAATCGAGAGAGATTTACGAGGCGCCTGCGGCTACTGTCTTGCTGGTGGCGCATCAGGCCCTGG
This region includes:
- a CDS encoding acetylornithine transaminase: MTNWQELEKKYYFQVVKRLPVTLVRGQGARVWDDTGKEYLDFTAGWAVNSLGHCHPVVAQALADQANTLIHTSNQFYTVPQIRLAQLLVENSCFDKVFLCNSGTEANEGAVKLARKYGKLHRKGAFEVITTFNSFHGRTLAMVAATGQRKFQQPYIPLPSGFVNVEYSSIEAIEKATTSQTCAVMVEPIQGEGGVIVPAEDYLKKVRAWCDQKGLLLILDEIQTGIGRTGTLFAYQQSGIEPDIMTLAKGLGGGVPIGAVLATNKSAVFELGEHGSTYGGNPLASAAALATLKFILENDVSAKVRQVGQYLASKLEEMKSKFDFIVEVRGRGLLWAMEFNREIADSLVSACQERGLLVNGVKPNALRFMPPLIISEAEVDQAKEILQEALASFS
- a CDS encoding argininosuccinate synthase, producing MTEKVVLAYSGGLDTSVAIRWIKEKYHMEVIALTIDVGGDRDLVATRQKALKVGAVKALVVDARETFVNQFVFPALQANAVYQGSYSLATALSRPLIAKLQVDVARDEGASAVAHGCTGKGNDQVRFEVTAAALSPRLKVIAPAREWGMTREETIAYAQKHDIPIPITVSSPYSIDENLWGRSIECGVLEDPWVEPPEDVFAWTKSPENAPDQPSYIEIGFEKGIPISLDGQPMDGVSLVRKLNEAAGTHGVGRVDHIEDRLVGIKSREIYEAPAATVLLVAHQALEAMTLSKDQLKFKQKVSSEYADLVYNGLWFSSLRQDLDAYVRSSQRHVSGSVRLKLHKGGCRVVGRKSPFSLYRHELATYDQGDLFDQSASPGFIQIWGLSAKVQAQVQPEDTSEEQAS